One Nitrososphaerales archaeon DNA window includes the following coding sequences:
- a CDS encoding DNA-directed RNA polymerase subunit N — protein sequence MLVPVRCFTCGSLIADKYPTYINRVKTGEDSAKVMDELGVKRYCCRRMFLSTVETIYQVLPYYEALRHRKQEVQSELE from the coding sequence GTGTTGGTTCCCGTTCGATGTTTTACTTGTGGAAGTTTGATTGCTGATAAATATCCAACTTACATTAACAGGGTAAAAACTGGTGAGGATTCTGCAAAGGTTATGGACGAGCTCGGTGTGAAACGTTACTGTTGCAGGCGTATGTTTCTTTCAACTGTAGAGACGATTTATCAGGTATTGCCGTACTATGAAGCACTTCGACACAGAAAACAGGAAGTCCAGTCTGAGCTAGAGTAA